One Oryctolagus cuniculus chromosome 7, mOryCun1.1, whole genome shotgun sequence genomic window, AGGGAGGTGGTGCCCCAGAATTCTTCCTGGTTCTGTGCCCTGCTTGCTGGCAGTGCTGAGACGGACAGACCAATGTGTGTCCCCCTCGGAGGAAGGCCAGGGGAAGTCCAGGGGCGCCGGCGTCTGACGTCCCGTTCCAAAAGGGCCCATGTCGTCGTCTGTTCCAGGACTGAAGAGGGCATGGATGCGGCTGCAGCTCCAAAGCGAGCCTGGCCCCCCTGGCCTcgcctcctcttcctgctcctcctgcctgtggggagctggggcagctgtCCTGCCCCGTGCGACTGTGCCTCCCAACCCCGGGCAGTGCTCTGTGGCCACAGGCGACTGGAGGCCGTCCCGGGGGGCCTCCCACTGGACACTGAGCTCCTGGACCTGAGTGGGAACCGCCTGTGGGGGCTTCAGCGGGGCATGCTCTCCCGCCTGGGCCTGCTCCGGGAACTGGACCTCAGCTACAACCAGCTCTCCACCCTGGAACCTGGGGCCTTCGAGGGCCTACAAAGTCTGCTCACCCTGAGGCTGCAGGGCAATCGTCTGCGAATCGTGGGGCCGGGGGTCTTCTTAGGCCTGTCTGCCCTCACACTGCTGGACCTCCGCCTCAACCAGATCGTCCTCTTCCTAGATGGGGCTTTTGCGGAGCTGGgcagcctgcagcagctggaagtTGGGGACAATCACCTGGTGTTCGTGGCTCCGGGGGCCTTTGCAGGGCTGACCAAGCTGAGCGCCCTCACCCTGGAGCGCTGTAACCTCAGCACGGTGCCCGGCCTAGCCCTTGCCCGTCTCCCGTCCCTGCTGGACCTAAGGCTTCGAGAACTGGATATCGAGAGGCTGCCGGCGGGGGCCCTCCGGGGGCTGGGGCAGCTAAAGGAGCTGGAGATCCACCACTGGCCATCTCTGGAGGCTCTGGACCCTGGCAGCCTGGCCGGGCTCAACCTCAGCAGCctggccatcacccactgcaaCCTGAGCTCAGTGCCCTTCCAGGCACTGTACCACCTGACCTTCCTCAGGGTCCTGGACCTGTCTCAGAACCCCATCTCGGCCATCCCAGCTCGAAGGCTCAGCCCCCTGGTGCGGCTCCAGGAGCTCCGGCTGTCAGGAGCCTGCCTCACCTCCATCGCCGCCCACGCCTTCCATGGCTTAACCGCTTTCCACCTCCTGGATGTTGCAAACAACGCCCTCCAGACGCTCGAAGAAGCGGCCTTCCCTTCCCCCGACAAGCTGGTCACCCTGAGACTGTCCGGCAACCCCCTGACCTGTGACTGCCGCCTGCTCTGGCTGCTCCGGCTGCGCCGCCGCCTGGACTTCGGCACATCACCCCCTGCCTGTGCGGGCCCCCGGCATGTCCAGGGGAAGAGTCTGAGGGACTTTTCCGACATCCTGCCTCCAGGGCACTTCACCTGCCAACCAGCCCTGATCCGGAAGTCTGGGCCCCGGTGGGTCATTGCCGAGGAGGGGGGCCACGCTATGTTCTCCTGCTCTGGGGATGGTGACCCCGCCCCCACGGTCTCCTGGATGCGGCCTCAGGGGACTTGGCTGGGAAGGGGCGGGAGAGTCCGGGTGCTAGAGGACGGGACGCTGGAGATCCGTTCAGTGCAGCTGCGGGACCGAGGGGCCTATGTCTGTGTGGTCAGCAACGTGGCTGGGAATGACTCCCTGAGGACCTGGCTGGAGGTGATCCAGGTGGAGCCCCCGAACGGCACTCTCTCCGACCCCAACATCACCATGCCAGGGGTCCCTCGGCCTTTCTTCCTGGAT contains:
- the LINGO4 gene encoding leucine-rich repeat and immunoglobulin-like domain-containing nogo receptor-interacting protein 4, encoding MDAAAAPKRAWPPWPRLLFLLLLPVGSWGSCPAPCDCASQPRAVLCGHRRLEAVPGGLPLDTELLDLSGNRLWGLQRGMLSRLGLLRELDLSYNQLSTLEPGAFEGLQSLLTLRLQGNRLRIVGPGVFLGLSALTLLDLRLNQIVLFLDGAFAELGSLQQLEVGDNHLVFVAPGAFAGLTKLSALTLERCNLSTVPGLALARLPSLLDLRLRELDIERLPAGALRGLGQLKELEIHHWPSLEALDPGSLAGLNLSSLAITHCNLSSVPFQALYHLTFLRVLDLSQNPISAIPARRLSPLVRLQELRLSGACLTSIAAHAFHGLTAFHLLDVANNALQTLEEAAFPSPDKLVTLRLSGNPLTCDCRLLWLLRLRRRLDFGTSPPACAGPRHVQGKSLRDFSDILPPGHFTCQPALIRKSGPRWVIAEEGGHAMFSCSGDGDPAPTVSWMRPQGTWLGRGGRVRVLEDGTLEIRSVQLRDRGAYVCVVSNVAGNDSLRTWLEVIQVEPPNGTLSDPNITMPGVPRPFFLDGRGVAMVLAVGFLPFLTSVTLCFGLIALWSKGKGRVKHHMTFEFVAPRPSGDKNSGGNRVTAKLF